A segment of the Zingiber officinale cultivar Zhangliang chromosome 8B, Zo_v1.1, whole genome shotgun sequence genome:
cggcggcgcCGGTTGGACGAAGGAGGAGCGGCGTTGACCCAGCATCGCCGCGGCGGCGCCGGCGGCGGAGGAGCCCCCTGTTGCTGCTTCAGAGAAAAGTTTCCATTTAGGAAGCGGAGAATAGATTTTTGTGCCATGGAGAAGGAAGGCGATCGAAGCGCCCGGCAAACTTTACATTGATCAATAACGAAGAGGAATGTTGCATTAGATCGTTGCAAGAACACAGGACAAACAAAATAAAAGAGTAGAGCTATTTGAGGGAAATTAACTAGTTCATATTCAAGGGAAATAATGGAATTTCTTGTAAACCTAACTTTTTTTGTTGCGGCGATTGAATCCGAAGAAGAGATCGACGGCGGACCGCGGATTTTTGCAGAGAATAAAACCGAACCTGGAAAAGGGCGATTTTGCAGACGAAATGCATCACGTCACCGGAAGGTGAACTTACCTACTTCTCATCGGGTACCTTGTAGGAGTCGGCGGTGATCTCCGACAGCCACGAGCCCGGGAATAAGGACTGCAGAAAGAGGGAAATCGACGTGAGGAATCAAATCTCCGACGAGGAAAATGGTTGTTTCATTGGAGAAGGCAACCGACGAAGCGAAGAAAACCGATCAAATTTGGGGATTTCTAGGAGAGAAAAAAAGCATCCGAAAACGCGAACAGATGGGAGTAGATAGATCGGGGAGGTGGTGGGGAGAGGAAACTTACATCGAGCTGCTTTTGGATCGCCCTCGGTCGCCGCCGTGGTCGGCGGCGAGCCCTGGACCCGGTCATGGAGTAGAGGTCCTCATCGATCTCCTCTTTCGTGAGCGAGACCGAGAACTTGAGCCGCTTCGGCTGCTCCTGGTCCTCCGACCTCAGCCGGACCGCCTTGTTCTCTCTTGTTACCGGCAGGGACCCGGTTAGGTACTGGTGGTTCCCCGTCGGAGACCTCGGCGCCCGGCGTCGCGCCCTCAGGTTCCAGCGCGGCGCCGCTGGCTCCCCCGACGCGTCGGCTGTAGGATGCTCCGCGATCGCCGCTGGTTCCGGCACTGGGACGGGCTCTCTTCCGCCTATCCCGTCGACGGGGAGAAACGAAACCAGGTTCATGCGGTCCGCCGCCTCTCggaggtgaagcagcagcttctctcTGACCTCCTCGATCCGGGGGTCGTCGTCGCCTCCATCGTCCTCCACAACAGTCCTCCGTCGCCCCGCTTTCTCCTCGTCGTGCTCGGCCGTCTTCCGTCGGCCGCCGCCGGCGATCTCACCTTTTCCGTTCACACTCACACAGGGGAGCACCCGCCGG
Coding sequences within it:
- the LOC122016650 gene encoding uncharacterized protein LOC122016650, which codes for MVTSAETSPRPPDPAPVPAPAAREATPPRPQAPASLLPTPSLPILKSWGSRRVLPCVSVNGKGEIAGGGRRKTAEHDEEKAGRRRTVVEDDGGDDDPRIEEVREKLLLHLREAADRMNLVSFLPVDGIGGREPVPVPEPAAIAEHPTADASGEPAAPRWNLRARRRAPRSPTGNHQYLTGSLPVTRENKAVRLRSEDQEQPKRLKFSVSLTKEEIDEDLYSMTGSRARRRPRRRPRAIQKQLDSLFPGSWLSEITADSYKVPDEK